The following coding sequences lie in one Azospirillum humicireducens genomic window:
- a CDS encoding glycosyltransferase: protein MSNPKNSIRRAAIAAALLAVTAGHASFWSWRNAPTPVEAEPGRIESVSYSPSGRSYDPNHQPVVPRQEIEKDMSAIAGFANGVRTYSTLGSQGEVPEIAISKGLDVTLGIWLSEDKSRNEREILHGIALAKEFRGIKRIIVGNETLLRAELTDAELAAYIKRVRAAVPATIKVGTADVWSEMIKADATVKASDFMGVHVLPYWEGVPVDNALTWIRDRLDTVRKSHPGKPLFVGEVGWPSGGENFHDAYPTPEAQAAVVRGFAAEANALGLHYNVVEAFDGIWKSTIEGSPGPTWGVLDADRQPKWSMTGAVAAPYGERVGAGVALAVGLALSAFAVFRRRTNAGFALAASLGANIIGFAIGSAVAGAFAEYLTFGAVTTWGSAFALGALMMSVAFADLVDVARRLLTGRAPALLPHAVPSTEHKPMVSIHVAACREQPDVLNATLASLSRLDYPNYEVVVLINNTEEERLVHPVEEMCRALGPKFKFHWYKKISGFKAGALNAALRHTDPAAEIVAVLDADYTVSSDWLSKLAPTFADPSVGIVQAPQEHRDGHETALKAAMTAEYRPFFDVGMQEGVSSQAFICHGTMIMLRRSAMDRVGGWSEAGICEDTELGLRILSAGYRAAYTDERLGAGLAPDNFMQFRKQRDRWVFGSTQIVRAHWKKFLPGAAELNARQKLGYVTNWIRWWSDAVGLFAAVAAVVWTFASLVLPLHLPPVAATAAVLGALVLRAASSLLASRYASGNSWKESLGACAVGMALSTTVALAVVRGLFRKQDAFRVTAKGGKRTAGRFCAKPEAWLSAALVAASATAALVNPLGTLSLELWSMLLAAMAVPNLMAVAFGIGDMLPVRETRTAPVPATQQAAPAGQDQGANRPVAA from the coding sequence ATGAGCAACCCGAAGAACTCGATCCGGCGCGCAGCCATCGCCGCCGCACTGCTGGCCGTGACCGCCGGCCACGCGTCCTTCTGGTCCTGGCGCAACGCGCCGACGCCGGTGGAGGCGGAGCCCGGCCGTATCGAATCGGTGTCCTACTCGCCTTCGGGCCGCAGCTACGATCCCAACCACCAGCCGGTGGTGCCGCGCCAGGAGATCGAGAAGGACATGAGCGCCATCGCCGGCTTCGCGAATGGCGTCCGTACCTATTCCACGCTGGGTTCCCAGGGCGAGGTGCCGGAGATTGCGATCTCCAAGGGCCTGGACGTGACGCTCGGCATCTGGCTGAGCGAGGACAAGTCCCGGAACGAGCGCGAGATCCTGCACGGCATCGCGCTGGCCAAGGAATTCCGCGGCATCAAGCGCATCATCGTCGGCAACGAGACGCTGCTGCGCGCCGAACTGACCGACGCCGAACTGGCCGCCTACATCAAGCGCGTGCGCGCCGCCGTTCCCGCCACCATCAAGGTCGGCACCGCAGACGTCTGGTCGGAGATGATCAAGGCCGACGCCACGGTGAAGGCTTCCGATTTCATGGGCGTCCACGTCCTGCCCTACTGGGAAGGCGTGCCGGTCGACAATGCGCTGACCTGGATCCGCGACCGCCTCGACACCGTGCGCAAGTCCCATCCGGGCAAGCCCTTGTTCGTGGGCGAGGTCGGCTGGCCGTCGGGCGGCGAGAACTTTCACGACGCCTATCCGACACCGGAGGCCCAGGCCGCCGTCGTCCGCGGCTTCGCGGCGGAGGCCAACGCGCTCGGCCTGCACTACAACGTCGTCGAAGCCTTCGACGGCATCTGGAAGTCGACCATCGAAGGCTCGCCCGGCCCGACCTGGGGCGTGCTGGATGCCGACCGTCAGCCGAAATGGTCGATGACCGGAGCGGTTGCCGCCCCCTACGGTGAACGGGTCGGTGCGGGCGTGGCGCTGGCCGTCGGCCTCGCTTTGTCGGCCTTCGCGGTGTTCCGCCGCCGGACCAATGCCGGCTTCGCGCTGGCCGCCTCGCTGGGCGCCAACATCATCGGTTTCGCCATCGGGTCCGCGGTCGCCGGCGCCTTCGCCGAATATCTCACCTTCGGTGCGGTCACCACCTGGGGTTCCGCCTTCGCGTTGGGCGCCCTGATGATGAGCGTCGCCTTCGCCGATCTGGTCGACGTCGCCCGCCGGCTGCTGACCGGCCGCGCCCCGGCCCTGCTGCCGCATGCCGTGCCCAGCACCGAGCACAAGCCGATGGTCTCCATCCATGTCGCCGCCTGCCGTGAGCAGCCGGATGTGCTGAACGCCACGCTGGCCTCGCTGTCGCGGCTCGACTACCCGAACTACGAGGTCGTCGTCCTGATCAACAACACCGAGGAGGAGCGTCTTGTCCACCCGGTGGAGGAGATGTGCCGGGCGCTGGGGCCGAAGTTCAAGTTCCATTGGTACAAGAAGATCTCCGGCTTCAAGGCCGGCGCGCTGAACGCCGCGCTGCGCCACACCGACCCGGCCGCCGAGATCGTCGCCGTGCTGGATGCCGACTACACCGTGTCGTCCGACTGGCTGTCGAAGCTGGCCCCGACCTTCGCCGATCCGTCGGTCGGCATCGTCCAGGCCCCGCAGGAGCACCGCGACGGCCACGAGACGGCACTGAAGGCAGCCATGACCGCCGAGTACCGTCCCTTCTTCGACGTCGGCATGCAGGAGGGCGTGTCGTCCCAGGCCTTCATCTGCCACGGCACGATGATCATGCTGCGCCGGTCGGCGATGGATCGGGTGGGCGGCTGGTCTGAGGCCGGCATCTGCGAGGACACCGAACTCGGTCTGCGCATCCTGTCGGCAGGCTACCGCGCCGCCTACACCGACGAGCGTCTCGGCGCCGGTCTGGCCCCGGACAACTTCATGCAGTTCCGCAAGCAGCGCGACCGCTGGGTGTTCGGCTCCACCCAGATCGTCCGCGCCCACTGGAAGAAGTTCCTGCCGGGTGCGGCCGAACTGAACGCGCGGCAGAAGCTCGGCTACGTCACCAACTGGATCCGCTGGTGGTCCGACGCCGTCGGCCTGTTCGCTGCTGTCGCCGCCGTGGTCTGGACCTTCGCCTCGCTGGTTCTGCCGCTGCATCTGCCGCCGGTTGCCGCAACCGCCGCCGTCCTCGGTGCCCTGGTCCTGCGTGCCGCCTCCAGCCTGCTGGCCTCGCGTTATGCTTCCGGGAACAGCTGGAAAGAAAGCCTGGGTGCCTGCGCCGTCGGCATGGCGCTGTCCACCACCGTGGCGCTGGCCGTCGTCCGTGGCCTGTTCCGCAAACAGGACGCCTTCCGGGTGACCGCCAAGGGCGGCAAGCGCACCGCCGGCCGTTTCTGCGCCAAGCCCGAAGCCTGGCTGTCCGCCGCCCTGGTCGCCGCCTCGGCCACCGCCGCTCTGGTCAACCCGCTGGGCACCCTGTCGCTGGAGCTGTGGTCGATGCTGCTCGCCGCCATGGCTGTGCCGAACCTGATGGCCGTCGCCTTCGGCATCGGTGACATGCTGCCGGTCCGCGAGACCAGGACTGCGCCGGTTCCCGCCACCCAGCAGGCCGCTCCGGCCGGCCAGGATCAGGGAGCGAATCGTCCGGTCGCTGCGTAA
- the gcvPB gene encoding aminomethyl-transferring glycine dehydrogenase subunit GcvPB, whose translation MSMNNQGRPSAIPAGAASFDGVTGTVTGNRGLQIEEPLIFEQDSAGRTGVDLPDVPKVASRLGAVKPRARVGLPGLAEPQVVRHYTRLSQKNYAIDSGFYPLGSCTMKHNPRLNEKMARLPGFSDVHPLQPVSTVQGALELMDQLAHWLKTLTGMAAVTLAPAAGAHGEMCGIMAIRAAHEAKGDSGRTKILVPESAHGTNPATAAACGYSVDAIPATADGRVDLDALKAKLGPDVAGLMLTNPNTCGLFERDIIEIAEAVHAAGGYFYCDGANFNAIVGRVRPADLGIDVMHINLHKTFSTPHGGGGPGSGPVVFAESLAPYIPVPYVTHGKDGFALVENAGEGPAFGRMKAFHGQMGMFVRALSYMLSHGADGLWQASGDAVLNANYVMARLEDVLTASFEGPCMHECLFDDRFLKGTGVTTLDMAKALIDEGFHPMTMYFPLVVHGALLIEPTETESKASLDQFVDALRALAERAKSGDVAYFQAAPRLTPRRRLDETAAARKPVLRWTPPVAAEALAAE comes from the coding sequence ATGAGCATGAACAACCAGGGCCGTCCGTCGGCCATTCCGGCCGGTGCCGCCTCGTTCGACGGCGTGACCGGTACCGTCACCGGCAACCGCGGTCTCCAGATCGAAGAGCCGCTGATCTTCGAACAGGACAGTGCCGGCCGCACCGGCGTCGATCTGCCCGATGTGCCGAAGGTCGCCTCGCGCCTGGGTGCGGTGAAGCCGCGCGCCAGGGTCGGGCTGCCCGGCCTCGCCGAGCCGCAGGTGGTCCGCCACTACACCCGCCTGTCGCAGAAGAACTACGCCATCGACAGCGGCTTCTATCCGCTCGGCTCCTGCACGATGAAGCACAACCCGCGCCTGAACGAGAAGATGGCGCGGCTTCCGGGCTTCTCCGACGTGCATCCGCTGCAGCCGGTCAGCACGGTGCAGGGTGCGCTGGAACTGATGGACCAGCTGGCCCATTGGTTGAAGACGCTGACCGGCATGGCCGCGGTGACGTTGGCGCCCGCCGCCGGTGCCCATGGCGAGATGTGCGGCATCATGGCGATCCGCGCCGCGCATGAGGCCAAGGGCGACAGCGGCCGCACCAAGATCCTGGTGCCGGAAAGCGCCCACGGCACCAACCCGGCGACCGCAGCCGCCTGCGGCTACAGCGTCGATGCCATCCCGGCGACCGCCGATGGCCGCGTCGATCTGGACGCGCTGAAGGCCAAGCTCGGCCCCGACGTGGCCGGGCTGATGCTGACCAATCCCAACACCTGCGGCCTGTTCGAGCGCGATATCATCGAGATCGCCGAGGCGGTGCATGCGGCCGGCGGCTATTTCTACTGCGACGGCGCCAACTTCAACGCCATCGTCGGGCGGGTCCGTCCGGCCGATCTCGGCATCGACGTCATGCACATCAACCTGCACAAGACCTTCTCCACCCCGCATGGCGGCGGCGGTCCGGGGTCGGGGCCGGTGGTGTTCGCGGAGTCGCTGGCGCCCTACATCCCGGTGCCCTACGTCACCCACGGCAAGGACGGCTTCGCGCTGGTCGAGAACGCCGGCGAAGGCCCGGCCTTCGGCCGCATGAAGGCCTTCCACGGCCAGATGGGCATGTTCGTCCGCGCGCTGTCCTATATGCTGAGCCACGGCGCCGACGGGCTGTGGCAGGCCTCCGGCGACGCGGTGCTGAACGCCAACTATGTCATGGCGCGGCTGGAGGACGTGTTGACGGCTTCCTTCGAAGGACCGTGCATGCACGAGTGCCTGTTCGACGACCGTTTCCTGAAGGGAACGGGTGTCACCACGCTCGACATGGCGAAGGCGCTGATCGACGAGGGTTTCCACCCGATGACCATGTATTTCCCGCTGGTCGTCCACGGCGCCCTGCTGATCGAGCCGACCGAGACGGAGAGCAAGGCCAGCCTCGACCAGTTCGTCGATGCGTTGCGGGCACTGGCCGAGCGCGCCAAGTCGGGCGATGTCGCCTACTTCCAGGCCGCTCCGCGCCTGACGCCGCGGCGTCGCCTGGACGAAACTGCGGCGGCCCGCAAACCGGTCCTGCGCTGGACGCCGCCGGTCGCGGCGGAGGCTCTGGCGGCGGAGTAA
- the gcvPA gene encoding aminomethyl-transferring glycine dehydrogenase subunit GcvPA: MRYLPLTEADRQSMLEAVRATSVEDLFRDVPKAARLAGPIGGLPNHMGELEVERLLGSLAAKNIPAGSVPSFLGAGAYRHHVPATVDHLVQRGEFLTAYTPYQPEVSQGTLQVLFEFQTQVALLTGMDVANASMYDGATSCAEAVMMANRVTRRKKAILSGGLHPHYRDVTTTDARFIGFEAVALPAAPTGGEDLLALVDDKTSCVVVQNPDVFGHVRDYTDLAAACQAKGALLIVVVTEALSLGLLTPPGDMGADIVAAEGQSFGNALNFGGPYVGLFAVKDKYVRQMPGRLCGETVDADGRRGFVLTLSTREQHIRREKATSNICTNSGLCALAFSIHVSLLGEAGITQLAQLNHAKAVQMADKLAAVPGVELLNDGFFNEFTVKLPKPAAAVVEELAKRRILGGVPVSRLYPGEMEDLLLVAVTETNTDADMDAFAAALSEVLA, from the coding sequence ATGCGTTACCTGCCCCTGACCGAGGCCGACCGGCAGTCCATGCTGGAGGCCGTCCGCGCAACATCGGTCGAAGACCTGTTCCGCGATGTTCCAAAGGCGGCCCGTCTGGCCGGCCCGATCGGGGGCTTGCCCAACCATATGGGCGAGCTTGAGGTCGAACGGCTGCTCGGCTCCCTGGCGGCGAAGAACATCCCGGCGGGGTCGGTGCCGAGCTTCCTCGGCGCCGGTGCCTACCGCCACCATGTGCCGGCGACCGTCGATCATCTGGTCCAGCGCGGCGAGTTCCTCACCGCCTACACGCCGTACCAGCCGGAGGTGAGCCAGGGCACGCTGCAGGTCCTGTTCGAATTCCAGACCCAGGTCGCGCTGCTGACCGGCATGGATGTGGCCAACGCCTCGATGTATGACGGCGCCACCTCCTGCGCCGAGGCCGTCATGATGGCCAACCGCGTCACCCGGCGGAAGAAGGCCATCCTGTCCGGCGGCCTGCACCCGCATTACCGCGACGTGACCACCACCGACGCCCGCTTCATCGGGTTCGAGGCTGTCGCTTTGCCAGCCGCCCCGACCGGCGGCGAGGATCTGCTGGCGCTGGTCGACGACAAGACGTCCTGCGTCGTCGTTCAGAACCCCGACGTTTTCGGCCATGTCCGCGACTACACCGACCTTGCCGCCGCCTGCCAGGCCAAGGGCGCCCTGCTGATCGTGGTGGTGACGGAAGCGCTGTCGCTCGGCCTGCTGACGCCGCCGGGCGACATGGGTGCCGACATTGTGGCGGCGGAAGGCCAGTCCTTCGGCAACGCGCTGAACTTCGGCGGTCCCTATGTCGGGCTGTTCGCGGTGAAGGACAAATATGTCCGCCAGATGCCGGGCCGCCTGTGCGGCGAGACGGTGGATGCCGATGGCCGCCGCGGCTTCGTGCTGACGCTCTCCACCCGCGAGCAGCACATCCGCCGCGAGAAGGCGACCTCGAACATCTGCACCAACTCCGGCCTGTGCGCGCTGGCCTTCTCGATCCATGTCAGCCTGCTGGGCGAGGCGGGGATCACGCAGTTGGCCCAGCTGAACCATGCCAAGGCGGTCCAGATGGCCGACAAGCTGGCGGCGGTACCGGGTGTCGAGCTGCTGAACGACGGCTTCTTCAACGAATTCACCGTCAAGCTGCCGAAGCCGGCCGCCGCGGTGGTCGAGGAGCTTGCCAAGCGCCGCATCCTGGGCGGCGTGCCGGTGTCGCGCCTCTATCCGGGCGAGATGGAAGACCTTCTCCTGGTCGCCGTCACCGAGACCAACACCGACGCCGACATGGACGCCTTCGCCGCCGCTCTGAGTGAGGTTCTGGCATGA
- the gcvH gene encoding glycine cleavage system protein GcvH has translation MTKKYTKDHEWVQVDGDVATVGVSDFAQSQLGDVVFVELPEAGRVLEQGKEAAVVESVKAASDVYAPVSGTVIEANQALVDDPSMVNSAAEGEGWFFKIQLKDASELDGLMDESAYKAFVEESH, from the coding sequence ATGACCAAGAAATACACCAAGGACCACGAGTGGGTTCAGGTCGACGGCGACGTCGCCACCGTCGGCGTCTCCGATTTCGCCCAGAGCCAGCTGGGCGATGTGGTGTTCGTCGAGCTTCCCGAGGCCGGCCGCGTGCTGGAGCAGGGCAAGGAAGCCGCCGTCGTCGAATCGGTGAAGGCGGCCAGCGACGTCTACGCTCCGGTCTCCGGCACCGTCATCGAGGCCAATCAGGCCCTGGTGGACGATCCGTCGATGGTCAACAGCGCCGCCGAGGGTGAGGGCTGGTTCTTCAAGATCCAGTTGAAGGACGCCTCCGAACTCGATGGTCTGATGGACGAATCGGCCTACAAGGCCTTCGTGGAGGAATCCCACTAA
- the gcvT gene encoding glycine cleavage system aminomethyltransferase GcvT, with product MTEAATALKTTPLHALHVELGARMVPFAGYDMPVQYPLGILKEHQHTREKAGLFDVSHMGQVRLTGADPAAALETLVPGDIKGLAQGRMRYTLFLNEQGGILDDLMVTNAGDHLFLVVNAACKEQDVAHLREKLAGKAEVELLDDLALMALQGPMAAEVMARFVPEAATMKFMSYLSASFKGVPVILTRSGYTGEDGYEISCDKADAEMIARALLAESEVEAIGLGARDSLRLEAGLCLYGHDIDTATTPVDGALEWTLPKRRRAEGGFPGYDIIHRQLTEGASRRRVGIQPEGRQPAREHTEIQDADGNRIGEITSGGFGPTAGAPVAMGYVDIAHSAVGTPLTLVVRGKPLPARVAATPFVPQRYYRG from the coding sequence GTGACCGAGGCCGCAACCGCTCTCAAGACCACCCCGCTGCACGCGCTCCATGTCGAGCTTGGCGCCCGCATGGTCCCCTTCGCCGGCTATGACATGCCGGTGCAGTATCCCCTCGGCATTCTCAAGGAACACCAGCACACCCGCGAGAAGGCCGGGCTGTTCGACGTGTCCCACATGGGGCAGGTCCGCCTGACCGGCGCCGATCCTGCCGCCGCCTTGGAAACGCTGGTTCCCGGCGACATCAAGGGGCTGGCCCAGGGCCGCATGCGCTACACGCTGTTCCTGAACGAACAGGGCGGCATCCTCGACGACCTGATGGTGACCAATGCCGGCGACCATCTGTTCCTGGTGGTGAATGCCGCCTGCAAGGAGCAGGACGTCGCCCATCTGCGCGAGAAGCTGGCCGGCAAGGCCGAGGTGGAACTGCTGGACGATCTGGCGCTGATGGCGCTCCAGGGTCCGATGGCGGCCGAGGTGATGGCCCGTTTCGTCCCGGAAGCCGCCACCATGAAGTTCATGAGCTACCTGTCCGCCAGCTTCAAGGGCGTGCCGGTGATCCTGACCCGGTCCGGCTACACCGGCGAGGACGGCTACGAGATTTCCTGCGACAAGGCCGATGCCGAGATGATCGCCCGCGCCCTGCTGGCCGAATCGGAGGTCGAGGCGATCGGGCTCGGCGCCCGCGACTCGCTGCGGCTGGAGGCCGGGCTTTGCCTCTACGGCCATGACATCGACACCGCCACGACGCCGGTGGACGGCGCGCTGGAATGGACGCTGCCGAAGCGCCGCCGCGCCGAGGGCGGTTTCCCCGGCTATGACATCATCCACCGGCAGCTGACCGAGGGCGCGTCTCGCCGCCGTGTCGGCATCCAGCCGGAAGGCCGCCAGCCGGCCCGCGAGCACACCGAAATCCAGGATGCCGACGGCAACCGCATCGGCGAGATCACCAGCGGCGGCTTCGGCCCGACCGCCGGGGCGCCGGTGGCCATGGGCTATGTCGACATCGCGCATTCGGCGGTGGGCACGCCGCTGACGCTGGTGGTGCGCGGCAAGCCGCTGCCCGCCCGCGTCGCCGCCACGCCCTTCGTGCCGCAACGCTATTACCGGGGCTGA
- a CDS encoding lipoprotein, whose translation MRKSRPALLAAGAVAVLSGCSGMGSNNPADAALACPKVNIVRDLQEVTVFRPGGKDLTDLESRAALTDYTGNCEYTSAGVTVNVNVFLVAERGPALQGNTAKYQYFVAIAKPDETLVSKAYFDTDVTFVPGQPRAGTREELAPKIPLPKDGNAKDWKIYLGFQLTPEQLNFNRTQVKK comes from the coding sequence ATGCGTAAGAGCCGCCCTGCGCTGCTTGCCGCCGGGGCCGTCGCGGTGCTGTCCGGCTGTTCCGGCATGGGATCGAACAACCCGGCGGACGCGGCGCTGGCCTGCCCGAAGGTCAATATCGTCCGCGACCTGCAGGAGGTGACGGTCTTCCGCCCCGGCGGGAAGGATCTGACCGATCTGGAGTCGCGCGCCGCCCTGACCGACTACACCGGCAACTGCGAATACACCAGCGCCGGCGTCACGGTGAACGTGAACGTCTTCCTGGTCGCCGAGCGCGGCCCGGCTCTTCAGGGCAACACCGCCAAGTACCAGTATTTCGTTGCCATCGCCAAGCCGGACGAAACGCTGGTGTCGAAGGCCTATTTCGACACCGACGTGACCTTCGTTCCCGGCCAGCCGCGCGCCGGCACCAGGGAAGAGCTGGCCCCGAAGATTCCACTGCCCAAGGATGGCAACGCCAAGGACTGGAAGATCTATCTCGGCTTCCAGTTGACGCCGGAACAGCTGAACTTCAACCGGACGCAGGTTAAGAAGTAA
- the ispH gene encoding 4-hydroxy-3-methylbut-2-enyl diphosphate reductase, which translates to MTTTHSPALQPLTILLAAPRGFCAGVDRAIQIVETALDRFGAPVYVRHEIVHNRFVVENLEAKGAIFVDELTEVPDGRPVVFSAHGVPKSVPQAAEARGLFYLDATCPLVSKVHREAERHFEEGRQIVLIGHAGHPEVIGTMGQLPEGAVVLVETVADVATLEVSDPDNLAYATQTTLSVDETTEILAALQARYPAIAGPKKEDICYATTNRQAAVKAIAPKVEALLVLGAPNSSNSKRLVEVAKTHGCPTAHLVQRAADIDWSALAGVSRLGITAGASAPEVLVEEVIEAARARFDVTVEELRTATENIVFKLPRALSVERETV; encoded by the coding sequence ATGACCACCACCCATTCCCCGGCCCTCCAGCCCTTGACGATCCTGCTGGCCGCACCGCGCGGTTTCTGCGCCGGTGTCGACCGGGCGATCCAGATCGTCGAGACGGCGCTCGACCGCTTCGGGGCGCCCGTCTATGTCCGGCACGAGATCGTCCACAACCGATTCGTGGTCGAGAACCTGGAAGCCAAGGGCGCCATCTTCGTCGATGAACTGACCGAGGTGCCGGATGGCCGCCCCGTGGTGTTTTCCGCCCATGGCGTGCCGAAATCGGTGCCGCAGGCGGCGGAGGCGCGCGGCCTGTTCTATCTCGACGCCACCTGCCCGCTGGTCAGCAAGGTCCACCGCGAGGCCGAACGCCATTTCGAGGAAGGCCGCCAGATCGTGCTGATCGGTCACGCCGGGCATCCGGAGGTGATCGGCACCATGGGGCAGTTGCCGGAGGGGGCGGTCGTGCTGGTGGAGACGGTGGCCGACGTCGCGACACTTGAGGTGAGCGATCCGGACAACCTCGCCTACGCCACCCAGACCACCCTGTCGGTCGACGAGACGACGGAGATTCTGGCAGCCCTGCAGGCCCGTTACCCCGCCATCGCCGGGCCGAAGAAGGAGGATATCTGCTACGCCACCACCAACCGTCAGGCGGCGGTGAAGGCCATCGCGCCGAAGGTGGAGGCGCTGCTGGTGCTGGGGGCGCCGAACTCGTCCAACTCCAAGCGGCTGGTTGAGGTGGCGAAGACCCATGGCTGCCCGACAGCCCATCTGGTCCAGCGCGCCGCCGATATCGACTGGAGCGCACTGGCCGGTGTCTCCCGGCTCGGCATCACCGCCGGCGCGTCGGCCCCGGAAGTCCTGGTGGAGGAAGTGATCGAGGCGGCACGCGCGCGGTTCGACGTGACGGTGGAGGAACTGCGCACCGCGACCGAGAACATCGTGTTCAAGCTGCCGCGCGCGTTATCGGTGGAGCGGGAAACGGTTTGA
- a CDS encoding cobyric acid synthase yields the protein MPSRAIMLQGTGSDVGKSLLVAGLCRALVRRGLTVRPFKPQNMSNNAAVTADGGEIGRAQALQARACGVVPSVHMNPVLLKPQSDVGSQIVVRGVVVGTARAADYQARKRELLGTVLDSFERLRAEADIVVVEGAGSPAEVNLRAGDIANMGFATAADVPVLLVGDIDRGGVIASLVGTHALLPKSEQERIKGFIINKFRGDVRLFDEGLRIIESHTGWRGFGVVPWLKEAATLPAEDAVALDRPREAGDGALRIAVPMLSRIANFDDFDPLAQEPGVALTMVRPGQPLPGDADLVILPGTKATIADLAFLRAQGWDIDLLAHCRRGGRVLGICGGYQMLGRRIADPDGIEGPAGEAAGLGLLDVETVLKGPKVLEEAHGRERRTGAAVAGYEMHMGRTDGPDRARPMLELQDGVTDGAESADGRIAGCYLHGLFGADGFRAAYLRGMGGGSELAYGVAVERALDAVADRLECVVDVEGLLAVAEG from the coding sequence ATGCCATCGCGCGCGATCATGCTGCAGGGAACCGGCTCCGACGTCGGCAAGTCGCTGCTGGTGGCGGGTTTGTGCCGGGCGCTGGTGCGGCGCGGACTGACCGTCCGGCCGTTCAAGCCGCAGAACATGTCCAACAACGCCGCGGTCACGGCCGACGGCGGCGAAATCGGTCGCGCCCAGGCGCTGCAGGCGCGCGCCTGCGGCGTGGTGCCCAGCGTCCACATGAACCCGGTGCTGCTGAAGCCGCAGTCGGATGTCGGCAGCCAGATCGTGGTGCGGGGCGTGGTGGTCGGCACCGCGCGGGCCGCCGACTATCAGGCGCGCAAGCGCGAACTGCTGGGCACCGTCCTGGACAGCTTCGAGCGGCTGCGCGCCGAGGCCGATATCGTGGTGGTGGAAGGCGCCGGCAGCCCGGCGGAGGTCAATCTGCGGGCCGGCGACATCGCCAACATGGGCTTCGCCACCGCCGCCGACGTGCCGGTCCTGCTGGTCGGCGACATCGACCGCGGCGGCGTGATCGCCAGTCTGGTCGGCACCCACGCCCTTCTACCGAAATCTGAGCAGGAGCGTATCAAGGGCTTTATCATCAATAAGTTCCGCGGTGATGTTCGCCTGTTCGATGAAGGGCTGCGGATCATCGAAAGCCACACCGGCTGGCGTGGATTCGGCGTGGTGCCCTGGCTGAAGGAGGCGGCGACCCTGCCGGCGGAGGATGCGGTCGCGCTCGACCGGCCGAGGGAGGCCGGCGACGGGGCGCTGCGCATCGCCGTGCCGATGCTGTCGCGGATCGCCAACTTCGACGATTTCGACCCGTTGGCGCAGGAGCCCGGCGTCGCGCTGACCATGGTGCGTCCGGGCCAGCCGCTGCCGGGCGATGCCGATCTGGTGATCCTGCCTGGCACCAAGGCGACGATTGCCGACCTTGCCTTCCTGCGGGCGCAGGGCTGGGACATCGACCTGCTGGCCCATTGCCGGCGCGGCGGGCGGGTGCTGGGGATCTGCGGCGGCTATCAGATGCTGGGGCGGCGCATCGCCGATCCCGACGGCATCGAGGGACCGGCGGGGGAGGCGGCAGGGCTTGGGCTGCTGGATGTCGAGACGGTGCTGAAGGGTCCCAAGGTGCTGGAGGAAGCCCATGGCCGGGAGCGCCGCACCGGCGCCGCGGTGGCGGGCTACGAGATGCACATGGGGCGCACCGACGGACCGGACCGGGCAAGGCCGATGCTGGAGCTTCAGGATGGGGTGACGGATGGCGCGGAGTCGGCGGACGGACGGATCGCAGGCTGCTACCTGCACGGGCTGTTCGGCGCCGACGGCTTCCGCGCCGCCTATCTGCGTGGAATGGGCGGCGGGTCGGAGTTGGCCTATGGGGTGGCCGTGGAGCGTGCGCTGGATGCGGTCGCGGATCGCCTGGAGTGCGTGGTGGATGTGGAGGGGCTGCTGGCGGTGGCGGAGGGGTGA
- the cobO gene encoding cob(I)yrinic acid a,c-diamide adenosyltransferase, whose amino-acid sequence MTDTAADADELNRRHAEKMKRRKALQERALASKTVEKGLLMVHTGKGKGKSTAAFGLMMRAAGHGMRVGMVQFVKGAWSTGETVALERFEDLVDFHTMGEGFTWDTQDRARDIAAAEAAWAKAKELMADPRYRLIVLDELNIVLRMEYLPLDEVLATLAARRPDLHVCITGRNAKPELIAAADLVTEMTLVKHPFEAGVKAQAGIEF is encoded by the coding sequence ATGACCGACACCGCGGCCGATGCCGACGAGCTGAACCGCCGCCATGCCGAGAAGATGAAGCGGCGCAAGGCGTTGCAGGAACGGGCGCTCGCCTCCAAGACGGTGGAGAAGGGCCTGCTGATGGTCCACACCGGCAAGGGCAAGGGCAAGTCGACCGCCGCCTTCGGCCTGATGATGCGCGCCGCCGGCCATGGCATGCGGGTGGGCATGGTGCAGTTCGTCAAGGGCGCCTGGTCCACCGGCGAGACGGTGGCGCTGGAGCGCTTCGAGGATCTGGTCGATTTCCACACGATGGGCGAGGGCTTCACCTGGGACACCCAGGACCGCGCCCGCGACATCGCCGCCGCCGAGGCCGCCTGGGCCAAGGCCAAGGAGCTGATGGCCGACCCGCGCTATCGCCTGATCGTGCTGGACGAGCTGAACATCGTGCTGCGGATGGAGTATCTGCCGCTGGACGAGGTGCTGGCGACGCTGGCCGCCCGCCGGCCGGACCTGCATGTCTGCATCACCGGCCGCAATGCCAAGCCGGAACTGATCGCCGCCGCCGACCTCGTCACCGAGATGACGCTGGTCAAGCATCCGTTCGAGGCCGGGGTGAAGGCCCAGGCCGGCATCGAGTTCTAA